A stretch of DNA from Coriobacteriia bacterium:
GAGAGCGCTCTCCATCTCCGCCCGCTTGCGCTCGGTGACATCGCACGCGGCCGCGAACACGCCCTGGAGCTCTCCCGCCTCGTTTCGATAGACGGAGGCGTTGTACTCGACGTCCATCACCGACCCGGAGACGTTTCTGAGGGCGAGAGGATAGTCTCGTACGAGGCCCTCCTTGAGGACGCGCTCGTAGCCCGCTCGCGCTCTGTCGGGGTCGGTGAAGTAGTCCGCGAAGTCGGTTCCGATGAGGCGATCGCGCGGGATGCCGGTGGCTTCCTCGGTGGCCTTGTTGACGTCGGTGATCTTGCCCTCGGGGCTGATCGTGACGAGCGGGTTGATGGTCGTCTCGATGAGGCTGCGGGCGTAGCGGGCAGCCTCGCGGGCGCGTTCCTCCGCATCCGCTCGCCTACGCCTCACCCTCAGGGCCTCGACCCCATAGGCGAGGTTGCCCGCGAGCTCGGACAACAGCGACTTCTCCTTGGCATCGAATGCGTCCGGCCGTTCGGCGTAGATCGCGATCGCGCCGAAGGCCGTGCCATCGGAGTCGAACAGGGGCAGGCTGATGCTCGACCGGTAGCCCTGGCGCATCGCTTCGGTTCTCCAGGGGGCGAATCTCGGGTCGTGCTCTATGTCCCGCGCAACGATCGGCTTTCGTTCGCGGATGCTCCTGCCCGACGGCCCTTGGCCGGTCGGTCCCGTCCCCCAGCTCACACTGATGTGCTCGAGGTAGTCCGCACCGGCCCCCGCCCAGGCGACCGGCCGGATGGATTTCTCCTCGTCATGCTCGACGAAGCCCACCCAGGCCATCCGATAGCCTCCGGTCTCCACCGCGACTGCGCATATGTCGTGCAGCAACTGCTTTTCGTCGGTGGCGTGCATCAGCGTCTGGTTCGACTTGCTCAGGGTCTCTATCACGCGCGTACGTTCCAGGACCTTCGCTTCGAGTCGCCTCTTGGACTTCCGCAGTTCCTTCTCCGCCTTCTTGCGCTGGCCGATCTCCTCGGTAAGGCGCGAGTTCGTTGCGTTCAACTCGTCGTATGCCTGGCTCAGCCGGGTGTAGTTGTGGAGCTCGTTCTTGAGCACCAGCGCGGCATAGCCGAAGAACGCGCGCAGCTGCTCCTGGACTTCGCGCGCGGGCATCAGCACGTCCTCCGCCTTGAGAACGCCGAGGACGTCCTCGCCCACGATCAGCGGGACCGCCATCGCATACGCCTGTGTGGACCCAGGCGTCAGCATCTTCACGTCTCGGGAATCATGCGCCGTCTCTACGGGCCGTCCCGTTTCGAAGGCCTCTCTCCCCAGATCGTCATCGATGGTGTCCGTCGTCCGAGTCTTGCCGTGGGCGTCCACGGACCTGAACTCGCGATCCATCCGGTAGGAGATGACGACGTTCGACCCACCGATCATGTCGCAGATCAGCCGCGCCATGCTCTCGAGCGCGTTCTCAGAGCCCGGCGTCCTACCCGATTCGGCGATGAGGTCGTACGCCCGCCGGGGAGGCGTCTTCTCAGAGGCCAGCCTCTCTGCGCGCTTACGCAGCCCCTCGAGCTCATTTCGTGAGACGCCGAGCGTATCGGGCATCGCGCTCACCCCGCTCGCCGGACGATCGGCCGCGCCTTTCGCGGGAGGAGCATCGGCACGGTTCCTGCCTTCTACGACAGTACTGTGTGCCGGTCCGGATGCTAGCCGACGCGACAGGCTGTTTCCTTATTCCCTGTTTCAGGTATCGCGACGCGAAGTACGGGTATGCGGAACGGACGGGCGGCGTCTCACGAGTGGGAATGTCCATCGCTCACGAAGACGAAGGTCGCCCAGGGCACGATACCCAAGGCGACCTGCTGTTCCTTATGGTGCCCCCGGCGCGAATCGAACGCGCGACACCAGGTTTAGGAATGCCTCTCGCGTGCTTACGCCGAGTGCAGTCTGGTTGCGTCAAGTTGCTTTCTCCGCAGGTCAGGACTGGTGACAACCGAGAACCCTGTTGCGTTCCGTGACGTGAAATCACGCCGTGTGACGTGCTGTTATCTCAAGTACTTGTGCCAGATTTCGGGCAAGTGGCGGCGGCGGGAACCGCACGACGAGAGGAGCGAATCGGGTTGATTCCCGGGTTGGGCCTCAGCACTACCCGTTCTTCGCCGCCGCCGCCTTCTTGATGAGCCGTGCAGTCTCTCCACCCTGGACTTCCGGACGGAACACGTCCTCGACAAGGATGGTGGCGAGTTCGTCGAGTCCAAGCCGATAGCCGGTTGAGGAGCGCATCTCCGAACGGAGCTTTGTGAGCATGGGAACCCCGAGGAGGACCTTGGCGACGCTGAAACCGCACAGAGCGGCCTTCTTGTCGTAGTACCCCTGCAGCTCGTTCTTGCGCTGGGCCTCAGCGCTGAGCAGATAGAGCAAATCCGACTTGGCCTTCGGCTTCATCTCATCGTCAGAGAGGGAGACCTCAAACACGATGTCTTGCGTAATCGGCTTTCCGAAGACGACACGGTACAGATTCCAGTCGTCGCCGTTGGTGAGAATGACCCAGTCGATGCCTTCGTTGGCAGCGTAGGTGACCGCCTGGTACACGTGCTTGGTGCTGAGCTTGGTGCCGATGGCCTTCACCTCGATGACGGCGAGGTACTCCCCGTCGTTCTTGAGACAGAAGTCCGCGTACGTGCCTTTGATCCGGTACTCGCCGGTGAGGTTGGTGAACGGATCCCAGCCTAGGAGGTCCGCAATCACGGACGACACGATCATGCGTGTGTCGGATTCGTTTGCGTTCGCCGCGCGAGCCCGGTCCACTATCCCGCGGAACTTCCTCAGTCCCCTTGAGATGCGCTCCTTGGCCTTGTCCTGGTAGACGGCCATCCGATGCTCCCTTCAGTTGACGACGCTCCCGTACGTGCTCCAGACCAGAATCAGGTTGAGGCGCCTGCTAGACCGGAGACTACTTGGCGGCGAGTGTGATGAGGAGGACTAAGATGTAGAGCGGCAGGCTGATCAGAAGGTTGGCCACTAGTGCGTGACCGAAGACGGCGAATGCTCTGGTCATGAAGTCGTTGGAGAGCAGGTCCGTGCGGGGCAAGCTCGCTGCCTGCTTCGGCGTGCGGGCGTTGCCTAGCGCGCGAACTTCGTGACGCAACTGCTCGATGAGCGGCACCAAATCAGCTGCTGCCATTGGAGGCACCTCGTGTCCACACTTGTCGCAGAACTTGGCGTCAACCCCAACTACCGAAGAGCACTCCGGGCACCGACGCTTCAGGACGCCGGTATCGTCGCCTGTGGCGGGACGCTCGACTTCCGGTTGAATGCCAGAGGGCGAGGCGGGTGCAGGGGTCCCGGAGACGGCCGAACTGAACCACTGGAAGCCTGCCGCATTCGCAAAGTCGCCTCGCAGATCGACCGCCAACCTCGAGACCGGCAGGCCAGACAGCTCCATGTGCTCAACAAGTCGCTGGAACGCGGTGCGAAACTCCCGTAGGCGGAGTTCTCGGTCGTCTAGATTGTAGAAGTCGTCTTCGCCGTCGACCCAGATCACATACGCACGCTGCACGGCCTCGAGGTACGGTTGAGCGCTTCCCTCGAGTTCCAACTGGAAGTGCCGAGACGTGCTCATGAGCCCCCCCGGTCTCTCGGTCCAACGTTGATGCGCGTAACCCGCAAACCAAGGCCTGCACTCTGCCTTGGTGAGAGCGTAGCTCTCAGGGCCTCGGTTTGTCGCGGTTGACGCGCTTGATAGGCCCGAGCAACCCGCTCACACGTGGCGAGTCTGACGACACCGAGGGAAGTTGGTGCACCCGTAGAACCGCTCTCCCTGCCTCTCGCCGTGCCGTGCTGTGCGAAGCACCATTGCGACACCGCAGGCGGGGCAGAGCGGCGGTGACGTCGTGGTCACCGGATCGGGAATCTGCACGGAGGGTTGCGAGGCGAGTGTCGATGCCGAAGCCGTCGTCATCGCAGGCGTAGCGACGGGCACCCTCAAGTTGAGCGGCCATAACAGAGACGGCAATCCCATCCTTGTTGTCGCGTCCGCAAGCAAGTGAGAAGTCCAGCCCCATGCGAAAGCGATCGTCCACCACAGGGGCGCGTGGAAGACGGCGAGGCCGATCGCGACAACGATGCTGGCGATAGCACCGAA
This window harbors:
- a CDS encoding GAF domain-containing protein — its product is MPDTLGVSRNELEGLRKRAERLASEKTPPRRAYDLIAESGRTPGSENALESMARLICDMIGGSNVVISYRMDREFRSVDAHGKTRTTDTIDDDLGREAFETGRPVETAHDSRDVKMLTPGSTQAYAMAVPLIVGEDVLGVLKAEDVLMPAREVQEQLRAFFGYAALVLKNELHNYTRLSQAYDELNATNSRLTEEIGQRKKAEKELRKSKRRLEAKVLERTRVIETLSKSNQTLMHATDEKQLLHDICAVAVETGGYRMAWVGFVEHDEEKSIRPVAWAGAGADYLEHISVSWGTGPTGQGPSGRSIRERKPIVARDIEHDPRFAPWRTEAMRQGYRSSISLPLFDSDGTAFGAIAIYAERPDAFDAKEKSLLSELAGNLAYGVEALRVRRRRADAEERAREAARYARSLIETTINPLVTISPEGKITDVNKATEEATGIPRDRLIGTDFADYFTDPDRARAGYERVLKEGLVRDYPLALRNVSGSVMDVEYNASVYRNEAGELQGVFAAACDVTERKRAEMESALADRALKETTARLNEAQRIAHVGSWELDIVNNVLVWSDEIYRMFEVDPTKFDASYEAFLGAIHPEDRDAVDSAYADSVKTGTPYALDHRLLFPSGRVRYVHEECETTYDKEGNPIRSVGTVHDITERKRVETELEAHKRHLEDLVAERTADLTAANEQLAALNTALREATEAKSTFLSSMSHELRTPLNSIIGFSGVLGQGLAGPLTDEQRTQLGMISASGKHLLELINDVLDLAKVEAGKANIHVEPIDAAALVHAVADSVRPLATSKGLELAVDTQGTIGVLRSDASKVRQILFNLVGNAIKFTDTGRIEMNVRTGPNGEFSFVVSDTGCGIECEDLRRIFEAFIQIEKPEKTRPGGTGLGLKLSQDYATLLGGGLRVESEPGVGSVFTLTLPTVTPSPEGIDPVAAPG
- a CDS encoding type I restriction enzyme HsdR N-terminal domain-containing protein, which encodes MAVYQDKAKERISRGLRKFRGIVDRARAANANESDTRMIVSSVIADLLGWDPFTNLTGEYRIKGTYADFCLKNDGEYLAVIEVKAIGTKLSTKHVYQAVTYAANEGIDWVILTNGDDWNLYRVVFGKPITQDIVFEVSLSDDEMKPKAKSDLLYLLSAEAQRKNELQGYYDKKAALCGFSVAKVLLGVPMLTKLRSEMRSSTGYRLGLDELATILVEDVFRPEVQGGETARLIKKAAAAKNG
- a CDS encoding metal-dependent hydrolase produces the protein MAIAGVSAWAACWGLQQAGMDIPPVSMVTAAAVAAAGGLAPDLDHPWSLASFSIPATLCGYGGGFLAVAAWQRKQTGPQVLDLSALGPGYFSAAWIAVWVGALLLILSLVAAAVFGHRGPVHSIAFGAIASIVVAIGLAVFHAPLWWTIAFAWGWTSHLLADATTRMGLPSLLWPLNLRVPVATPAMTTASASTLASQPSVQIPDPVTTTSPPLCPACGVAMVLRTARHGERQGERFYGCTNFPRCRQTRHV